The following are encoded in a window of Fischerella sp. PCC 9605 genomic DNA:
- a CDS encoding M28 family metallopeptidase — MQVFTCRTSTNLCESQLDLSKLSHTFWVQFGQEALLITDESDWHEILKNGERRGTPLQIRPKPSEKKNLHLVVQKGRLFQQEHPNIPVLMDKGRFLVVDLDPELVDSFNKGDEPCYAVRPLEENMVVFKERPKTAARSIPAVWIQDLVEQVSRSSLEANLIQLVSWSTRYSTNAFYFEAATWAREQLEKMDYNTQLESIVVRNSTSQNVIADKPGYYSQTRDLVLVVAHLDSINNQDGPLASAPGADDNGSGSAGLLEIARVLNTYQNKHDLRFILFGGEEQGLFGSKQYIDSLNAAERTRIKAVLNMDMIGTINTDAPTVLLEGAPVSQSVIDNLAEAAETYTGLTVQTSLNPFASDHVPFIDVGIPAVLTIEGADSANSNIHTANDTLTHISYDLMLEILRMNIAFIASAVNQ; from the coding sequence ATGCAGGTTTTTACATGTCGCACTTCAACTAACCTTTGTGAGTCACAATTAGATTTGTCTAAGCTTTCTCATACCTTTTGGGTGCAGTTTGGTCAGGAAGCATTGCTAATTACTGATGAGTCAGATTGGCATGAGATTCTCAAGAATGGTGAACGTAGGGGTACTCCTCTGCAAATAAGACCTAAACCAAGCGAGAAGAAAAATCTACACCTAGTAGTACAAAAGGGGCGATTATTTCAGCAGGAGCATCCAAATATTCCAGTTCTAATGGATAAAGGACGATTTTTAGTAGTTGACCTAGATCCTGAGTTGGTTGACAGCTTCAACAAGGGAGATGAGCCTTGTTATGCAGTGCGACCTCTTGAGGAAAATATGGTTGTCTTTAAAGAAAGACCGAAGACAGCTGCTAGAAGCATTCCCGCGGTTTGGATTCAGGATTTAGTTGAGCAAGTGTCCCGTTCCAGCCTGGAAGCTAACCTTATTCAGCTTGTCTCATGGTCTACTCGTTACTCCACCAATGCCTTTTACTTTGAGGCTGCTACTTGGGCACGAGAGCAGTTAGAAAAAATGGACTATAATACCCAGCTTGAAAGCATTGTTGTTAGGAACAGCACTAGCCAGAATGTCATCGCTGATAAGCCTGGTTACTATTCACAAACACGGGATCTTGTACTTGTAGTAGCACATCTAGATTCTATCAATAATCAAGACGGGCCTTTAGCAAGTGCACCTGGAGCAGATGATAACGGTAGTGGTTCTGCGGGTCTGCTTGAGATTGCCCGAGTCCTCAATACATATCAGAATAAGCATGACTTACGTTTCATTCTCTTTGGTGGTGAGGAACAGGGGCTTTTCGGTAGCAAGCAGTATATTGATAGTTTGAATGCAGCAGAGCGAACAAGAATCAAAGCTGTCCTGAACATGGATATGATTGGGACAATAAATACTGATGCGCCCACTGTCCTGCTTGAAGGTGCACCTGTGTCGCAATCGGTTATCGATAATCTTGCTGAGGCCGCAGAAACCTATACAGGACTTACTGTTCAGACCTCACTCAACCCATTTGCCAGCGACCATGTACCTTTTATCGATGTTGGAATCCCAGCAGTACTGACAATCGAAGGGGCTGACAGTGCCAACAGTAATATCCATACGGCTAATGATACGCTTACTCACATCAGTTACGATCTCATGCTTGAAATTTTACGCATGAACATCGCTTTTATAGCCAGCGCAGTTAATCAGTAA